From the genome of Triticum aestivum cultivar Chinese Spring chromosome 3B, IWGSC CS RefSeq v2.1, whole genome shotgun sequence, one region includes:
- the LOC123071343 gene encoding ABC transporter F family member 4 yields MSRKNASSSTSAAATSRKNAPSSSSAAGAAGKKEKPLSVSAMLASMDGTAPKSKPAKAAPKPKPSKAPASSYMGGIDLPPSDDEEDEADVVAVAAKPKPSRATVDLNALAPSDKDSKKKEKREMMAAAVAEAAKREALRDDRDAFSVVIGARVPGSAADGDAADGNIKDIVLDNFSVSARGKELLKGASLRISHGRRYGLVGPNGMGKSTLLKLLSWRQVPVPKNIDVLLVEQEIVGDDRSATEAVVAANEELTALRAEQAKLEASNDPDDNDKLAEVYEKLNLCDSDAARARASKILAGLGFDQAMQARSTKSFSGGWRMRISLARALFMQPTLLLLDEPTNHLDLRAVLWLEQYLCSQWKKTLIVVSHDRDFLNTVCNDIIHLHDKSLHVYRGNFDDFESGYEQKRKEMNKKYEVYEKQMKAARKTGSKAAQDKVKDQAMSKAHKEVAKGKGKGKNVANDDDNVKPADLPQKWHDYKVEFHFPEPTLLTPPLLQLIDVGFGYPNRPDFKLSDVDVGIDMGTRVAIVGPNGAGKSTILNLLAGDLNPSEGEARRSQKLRIGRYSQHFVDLLTMEENAVQYLLRLHPDQGGMSKAEAVRGKLGKFGLPGHNHLTPIVKLSGGQKARVVFTSISMLNPHILLLDEPTNHLDMQSIDALADALDEFTGGVVLVSHDSRLISRVCDDEEKSQIWVVEDGTVTKYDGSFEDYKDELMAEIKKEVEE; encoded by the coding sequence atgagtCGCAAAAACGCCTCCTCGTCCACCTCAGCCGCCGCCACGAGCCGCAAAAACGCCCCCTCGTCCTCCTCGGCCGCGGGCGCCGCCGGCAAGAAGGAAAAACCCCTCTCCGTGTCGGCTATGCTAGCCTCGATGGACGGCACGGCGCCCAAATCCAAGCCCGCCAAGGCGGCGCCCAAGCCCAAGCCCTCCAAGGCGCCCGCGTCGTCGTACATGGGCGGGATCGACCTGCCCCCatcggacgacgaggaggacgaggccgacgtCGTGGCTGTCGCCGCCAAGCCCAAGCCGTCTCGCGCCACTGTCGACCTCAACGCCCTCGCGCCCTCGGACAAGGActcgaagaagaaggaaaagcgcgAGATGATGGCGGCGGCCGTCGCCGAGGCTGCCAAGCGGGAGGCGCTCCGCGACGACCGCGACGCCTTCTCCGTCGTCATCGGAGCGCGCGTCCCCGGATCCGCCGCCGACGGCGATGCCGCCGATGGAAACATCAAGGACATCGTGCTCGACAACTTCTCTGTCTCTGCGCGAGGAAAGGAGCTGCTCAAGGGCGCCTCCCTCCGGATCTCGCATGGTCGCCGCTACGGTCTCGTGGGGCCCAATGGCATGGGCAAATCCACCCTCCTGAAGCTGCTCTCTTGGCGGCAGGTGCCTGTGCCCAAGAACATTGATGTCCTGCTTGTGGAGCAGGAGATTGTTGGTGATGACCGCTCGGCAACTGAGGCAGTGGTTGCAGCCAATGAGGAGCTCACAGCGCTCCGGGCTGAGCAGGCAAAGCTTGAGGCCTCTAACGACCCCGATGACAACGACAAGCTTGCCGAGGTATACGAGAAGCTAAATCTATGCGACTCTGATGCTGCACGAGCgcgtgcatccaaaatccttgcgGGGCTGGGGTTTGATCAGGCGATGCAGGCAAGGTCCACAAAGTCCTTCAGTGGTGGCTGGAGGATGCGCATCTCGCTTGCCCGTGCTCTCTTCATGCAGCCAACATTGCTGCTCCTTGATGAGCCTACCAACCATTTGGACCTCCGAGCTGTGCTTTGGTTGGAGCAGTACCTGTGCTCGCAGTGGAAGAAGACCCTTATTGTGGTTTCCCATGACCGGGACTTCTTGAACACAGTGTGCAATGATATCATTCATTTGCACGATAAGAGTCTGCATGTTTACCGTGGTAATTTTGATGACTTCGAGAGCGGGTATGAGCagaagaggaaggagatgaacaagAAGTATGAGGTGTACGAAAAGCAGATGAAAGCAGCAAGGAAGACTGGGAGCAAGGCTGCACAAGATAAGGTTAAAGACCAAGCAATGTCAAAGGCCCATAAAGAAGTTGCCaaggggaaggggaaaggaaagaaTGTGGCAAATGATGATGATAACGTGAAGCCAGCGGATCTGCCACAAAAGTGGCATGACTACAAAGTCGAGTTCCACTTCCCAGAACCCACTCTGCTCACACCACCACTCCTTCAGCTCATTGATGTGGGTTTCGGCTACCCCAACCGTCCGGACTTCAAGTTGTCAGATGTTGATGTTGGCATTGACATGGGAACACGTGTTGCCATTGTTGGGCCCAATGGAGCAGGAAAGTCTACTATTCTAAATTTACTTGCTGGTGATCTTAACCCATCCGAAGGAGAGGCAAGAAGGAGCCAGAAGCTGAGGATTGGACGATACTCTCAGCATTTTGTTGACTTGTTAACGATGGAGGAAAATGCAGTTCAGTATTTGCTCAGGCTCCACCCTGACCAGGGGGGAATGAGCAAAGCGGAGGCTGTCCGTGGCAAGCTTGGAAAATTTGGCTTGCCAGGTCACAACCATCTTACTCCCATTGTTAAATTATCTGGTGGTCAGAAGGCCCGTGTTGTGTTCACTTCGATATCAATGTTGAATCCTCACATTCTCCTACTGGACGAGCCTACAAATCACTTGGATATGCAAAGTATAGATGCTTTGGCAGACGCTCTGGATGAATTCACTGGAGGTGTGGTCTTGGTTAGCCATGACTCGAGGTTGATATCTCGAGTTTGTGACGATGAAGAGAAGAGCCAGATATGGGTTGTGGAGGATGGCACGGTGACTAAATATGATGGCtcgtttgaggattacaaggatgAACTAATGGCAGAAATTAAGAAGGAAGTAGAAGAGTAA